The following are encoded in a window of Variovorax paradoxus genomic DNA:
- a CDS encoding bacteriohemerythrin, with amino-acid sequence MAHLVWKTELDTGIHEIDTQHRRIVQYINALDDARRTNDRKVVGRIIEETIDYTASHFAFEEAMIEDAGYPFSGPHRKVHEIFVRRVTEFRARFECGEEVLAELHDMLSRWLFNHIRHEDGAYVATVKAHLRTTDSSAEVLVHAQVRQAVQQGGAAGQVKLGWMRRLFGG; translated from the coding sequence ATGGCCCACCTTGTATGGAAGACCGAACTCGATACGGGCATCCATGAGATCGACACGCAGCACCGGCGCATCGTGCAGTACATCAATGCGCTGGACGACGCCCGGCGCACCAACGACCGCAAGGTCGTGGGCCGGATCATCGAAGAGACCATCGACTACACCGCCTCGCACTTCGCGTTCGAGGAAGCCATGATCGAGGACGCGGGCTACCCCTTCTCGGGCCCGCACCGAAAGGTGCACGAGATCTTCGTGCGCCGCGTCACCGAATTCCGCGCACGCTTCGAATGCGGCGAGGAGGTGCTGGCCGAGCTGCACGACATGCTCTCGCGCTGGCTGTTCAATCACATCCGGCATGAGGACGGTGCGTATGTGGCGACCGTGAAAGCGCATCTGCGGACGACGGATTCATCGGCCGAAGTCCTCGTGCATGCGCAGGTCCGCCAGGCGGTGCAGCAAGGCGGCGCCGCGGGGCAGGTCAAGCTGGGGTGGATGCGGCGGTTGTTCGGGGGGTGA
- a CDS encoding helix-turn-helix domain-containing protein, giving the protein MTKNQNESTSSTGSLQLGARVRQLRRVKGLTVDSLARATGVDKAHLSRIENNVKTPSIAMLAQLAQELGTTMGHLLGETLDESEIRITRAADLEAADDKNDAHRFLPLLHGGSVGSFEAFLFYPGKDANEVEGRHAGQEMLFIVSGSVELIFRTQSFQLQKGDCVQFPGYLAHRLRRVGRAQAVALLVLSNE; this is encoded by the coding sequence ATGACCAAGAACCAGAACGAATCGACTTCCTCGACCGGTAGCCTCCAACTAGGCGCCAGAGTTCGCCAGCTGCGACGGGTCAAGGGTTTGACTGTGGACAGCCTCGCGCGGGCCACCGGGGTAGACAAGGCGCACCTTTCGCGCATCGAGAACAACGTCAAGACACCTTCCATCGCCATGTTGGCGCAGCTCGCTCAGGAGCTGGGCACGACGATGGGACACCTGCTTGGCGAGACGCTGGACGAATCGGAGATCCGGATCACGCGAGCCGCGGACCTGGAGGCCGCCGACGACAAGAACGACGCGCACCGGTTTCTTCCGCTTCTGCACGGCGGCTCCGTCGGGTCCTTCGAGGCGTTCCTGTTCTATCCGGGAAAAGATGCGAACGAAGTCGAAGGACGACATGCGGGACAGGAGATGCTTTTCATCGTCTCAGGTTCGGTCGAGCTCATTTTTCGGACGCAGTCTTTCCAGCTGCAAAAAGGCGATTGCGTTCAGTTTCCGGGCTATCTTGCGCATCGGCTGCGGCGAGTCGGACGCGCGCAAGCAGTCGCGCTCCTGGTCTTGTCGAACGAGTAG